In a single window of the Massilia oculi genome:
- a CDS encoding DUF4136 domain-containing protein, translated as MKRLIMVAAGTALALLLGGCATTIRSDVTTFHQWPAQMEDKSYVFEVPSPQDDTLEWRSYQELVRAQLARQGFRDAEGATPALTVAMRFTTTDLPVRVLEPIMTPYFYPGARYGYGYRGFHRRYWGGWYSPFYDPFWGPYPAYQTSIEHHYRRELQVSIKSARDGKRLFDVTVHNTSRNMSTPEIMPALVHSAFEGFPGPSGVARRVEVKQEPKG; from the coding sequence ATGAAACGCCTCATCATGGTCGCCGCCGGCACGGCGCTCGCACTGCTCCTGGGCGGTTGCGCGACCACCATCCGCAGCGACGTCACGACCTTCCACCAATGGCCGGCCCAGATGGAAGACAAGAGTTATGTATTCGAGGTGCCGTCGCCGCAGGACGACACGCTGGAATGGCGCAGCTACCAGGAACTGGTGCGCGCCCAGCTGGCGCGCCAGGGCTTCCGCGACGCCGAGGGCGCCACGCCGGCGCTGACGGTGGCGATGCGCTTCACCACCACCGACCTGCCGGTGCGCGTGCTGGAGCCGATCATGACGCCGTATTTCTATCCGGGCGCACGCTACGGCTACGGCTACCGCGGCTTCCATCGCCGCTATTGGGGCGGCTGGTACAGCCCGTTCTACGATCCGTTCTGGGGTCCGTATCCGGCCTACCAGACCTCGATCGAGCACCACTACCGGCGCGAGCTGCAGGTCTCGATCAAGTCGGCGCGCGACGGCAAGCGCCTGTTCGACGTCACGGTGCACAACACCAGCCGCAATATGTCGACGCCGGAAATCATGCCGGCGCTGGTGCACAGCGCCTTCGAAGGGTTCCCGGGCCCGTCGGGCGTGGCGCGGCGGGTCGAGGTGAAGCAGGAACCGAAAGGCTGA
- a CDS encoding enolase C-terminal domain-like protein, translating into MMTIESSTQGGTPTITAMRVVPVAGRDGMLLNLSGAHAPWFTRNLVILTDSSGQQGVGEVPGGESIRQTLEDARALVVGQPIGAWNGVLRSMRTAFAGRDAAGRGQQTFDLRVMIHAVAGVECALLDLLGKFMGVPVADLLGDGRQRDQVEMLGYLFYVGDRKATDLPYASEPDAQDEWLRLRHEPAMDTDAIVAQARAAQKRYGFKSFKLKGGVLRGEQEIEAARALKEAFPQAAVTLDPNGCWLLQDAIRLCRDMKGVLAYAEDPCGPEGGYSGRETMAEFRRATGLRTATNMIATDWRQLAHAVQLGAVDIPLADPHFWTMQDTVRVAKMCEAWGLTWGSHSNNHFDVSLAMFTHCAAAAPGEITAIDTHWIWQDGQHLTRNPLRIVDGMVTVPTAPGLGVELDMDAVEAAHQRYSQMGLGGRDDAVGMQYLVPNWKFDSKKPCMVR; encoded by the coding sequence ATGATGACCATCGAATCTTCGACGCAGGGCGGCACGCCAACGATCACCGCGATGCGCGTGGTGCCGGTCGCGGGCCGCGACGGCATGCTGCTCAACCTCAGCGGCGCCCACGCGCCGTGGTTCACCCGTAACCTGGTGATCCTCACCGACAGCAGCGGCCAGCAAGGCGTCGGCGAAGTGCCGGGCGGGGAGAGCATCCGCCAGACGCTCGAGGATGCGCGCGCGCTGGTCGTCGGCCAGCCGATCGGCGCCTGGAACGGCGTGCTGCGCTCGATGCGCACGGCGTTCGCCGGACGCGATGCGGCGGGGCGCGGACAGCAGACCTTCGACCTGCGCGTGATGATCCACGCGGTGGCCGGCGTCGAGTGCGCCTTGCTCGACCTGCTGGGCAAGTTCATGGGCGTGCCGGTGGCCGACCTGCTCGGCGACGGCCGCCAGCGCGACCAGGTCGAGATGCTGGGCTACCTGTTCTACGTGGGCGACCGCAAGGCCACCGATCTTCCTTATGCCAGCGAGCCGGATGCGCAAGATGAATGGCTGCGCCTGCGCCACGAGCCGGCCATGGACACCGACGCCATCGTGGCCCAGGCCCGCGCCGCCCAGAAGCGCTACGGCTTCAAGAGCTTCAAGCTCAAGGGCGGCGTGCTGCGCGGCGAACAGGAAATCGAGGCGGCGCGCGCGCTCAAGGAAGCCTTCCCGCAGGCCGCCGTCACGCTCGATCCCAACGGTTGCTGGCTGCTGCAGGACGCGATCCGGCTGTGCCGCGACATGAAGGGCGTGCTGGCCTATGCCGAGGATCCCTGCGGGCCGGAAGGCGGATATTCGGGCCGCGAGACGATGGCCGAATTCCGCCGCGCCACCGGCCTGCGCACCGCCACCAATATGATCGCCACCGACTGGCGCCAGCTGGCGCACGCGGTGCAGCTGGGGGCCGTGGACATCCCGCTGGCCGACCCGCATTTCTGGACCATGCAGGACACGGTGCGCGTGGCGAAAATGTGCGAAGCCTGGGGCCTGACCTGGGGCTCGCATTCGAACAACCACTTCGATGTCTCGCTGGCGATGTTCACCCATTGCGCGGCGGCGGCGCCGGGCGAGATCACGGCGATCGACACCCACTGGATCTGGCAGGACGGCCAGCACCTGACCCGCAACCCGCTGCGCATCGTGGACGGCATGGTCACCGTGCCGACGGCGCCGGGGCTGGGCGTGGAACTCGATATGGACGCGGTGGAGGCCGCGCACCAGCGCTATTCTCAGATGGGGCTGGGCGGGCGCGACGATGCGGTGGGGATGCAGTACCTGGTTCCGAACTGGAAGTTCGATAGCAAGAAACCTTGCATGGTGCGCTGA